Within the Thiohalobacter sp. IOR34 genome, the region CATGTTGAGTTGCGGCCAGACCAGTTCGGCGGCGATAAACACGCCGACCAACATGCCAACGATGCCCCAGATGACGGTCATGATGGCGAACTGGCGTACGACCTTATAGTTGTAAGTGGTCGATGTATCCATTGGACAACCTCACGCAAGATTGATTGAACCCTAGATGGCCGACCCGGCTGGTGCCGGCCGGGGACGGGCTTGTGCTGCCGTGCCTGGGGCTGCCGTCGCACGCCACGTGGGGCGGTCCCCTGAGCCGCTGGAATCTCCCCTGTTGCACTGGATGGCCTGCTTCCCCCGAGGGGGCGGCGGCCGGCCATGTGTCTCGTCGTTTAGAAGATTCTTAAATACCCGGGGTGATGCTCCGGGTCCAGCGGGCGCAAGGACGCCGTCCGACATGCGCGTGCAGCCGGAAGCCGATCTGCCGCAGGGACAAGCCCCCCATTGCGCCAGATCGCACAGGCGGTAGTGTGCGCAGCAAGGGAACTTCGAGGAATGACCCAAGTCAAAAAAAGGTTATGTTCCCGTGACAGGAACGGCTGGAAGCTCAGCTGGAGCGGGGGTGGCGCGCCGGGTCGATGCCGGCCATGCGCTGCAGGCCGTCGAGGTCGTGGATGATCAGGTGCTTGCGGTCGACATTGAGCAGGCCTTCCTGCTGGAAGCGGGAGAACAGTCGGCTGACGGTCTCCACCGCCAGGCCCAGGTAGTTGGCGATGTCGGTGCGCGACATGCTGAGATTGAATTCCAGGGCCGAGAACTTGCGTTCCTGGAAGCGCTGGGAGATGCGCAGCAGGAGTGCCGCCAGGCGTTCCTCGGCGGACTTTTTCCCCAGCCAGATCATCATGTTCTGATCTTCGAGGATTTCCCGGCTCATGATTCGCAGCAGCTGGCGCTGCAGACCGGGGATGCGGTTGCCCAGGGCTTCCAGCTGGTCGAAGGGGATCTCACAGACGCTGGTGGTCTCCAGGGCCCGGGCCGAGCAGGGATGGCGGTGGCTGGTGATGGCATCCAGGCCGACGATCTCGCTCGGCAGGTGGAAGCCGGTGACCTGTTCGTCGCCATTGCCGCTACTGGTGAAGGTCTTGATGGAGCCGGAACGGACCGCGTAGATGGCGCGGAAGGGGTCGCCCATCTGGAACAGGTAGTCGCCGCGGTGCAGTGGCTTGCGCTGCTTGATGATGCGGTCCAGGGCCTCGATGTCGTCATGGGCCAGTTCCAGGGGCAGGCACAGCTGGTGCAGACTGCAGCTCTCGCATGCGGTCTTGATGTTCGACAGGCTGATGACTTTCGGGTTGGAAGCGCTCATAAGCAGGGGCTCGTCACCATGTCCGTGTGCCCGAAGGCCGCATGTCTGCATTGGATCAGATTCCTTGATACAAATCAATTAAACTTTAGATAGCACCCAGAGGGGTGCCGGCGCCGGCTGCGGCCGGCTGGCCGTGGCTGGGCGGTCGCTGAAAAGTGTTCTAACCAGGCGCGTTTTCCGTTAGGATTCATCACGTTTTCAAATTCTCGGCGGGCGGCCCGGTGCCGCTCCCCACCATTCTGCCAGAGGTCGGAGCATGCAGCGTCAGTCGGAAGTCACGCGGGAAACCCTGGAGACCCAGGTCGAGGTCAGGGTGGATCTCGACGGCAGCGGCCGCTGCCGTCTGGATACCGGCGTGCCCTTTCTGGAGCACATGCTGGAGCAGGTGGCGCGCCACGGCCTGGTCGACCTGGAGATCAGCGCCCGCGGCGACCTGCACATCGATGCCCACCACACGGTGGAGGACATCGGCATCACCCTGGGGCAGGCCTTCCGCCAGGCGCTGGGCGACAAGCAGGGTATCCGCCGCTACGGTCATGCCTATGTGCCGCTGGACGAGGCGCTGTCGCGGGTGGTGATCGACTTCTCCGGCCGGCCGGGGCTGGTCTATGCCGTCGACTACCCGCGGGCCCGGATCGGTGACTTCGATGTCGACCTGTTGCGCGAGTTTTTCCAGGGCTTCGCCAATCAGGCGCCGGCCACGCTGCACATCGATGGCCTGCGCGGTGACAACGCCCATCACGTCGCCGAGACGGTGTTCAAGGCCTTCGGCCGGGCGCTGCGCATGGCGCTGGAGGCCGATCCGCGGATGTCGGGTGTGATACCCTCCACCAAGGGAAGTCTTTGAATCCATCTGTGGGCCGCCGTACCCCTGAACCCAATGCTCTGAATCCCCAATGAACTCCGTCGCGATCATCGATTATGGGATGGGCAACCTGCATTCCATCGCCAAGGCGCTGGAGCATGTGGCCGGGGGGGCGCAGGTCCAGATCACCCGCGAACCGCGGCGGATCCTGGCCGCCGCCCGGGTGGTGTTTCCCGGCGTCGGCGCCATCGGCCACTGCATGGAGGAGCTGCGTCGCCTGGAACTCGTGGGCGTGATCCGCGAGGCGGCCGCGACGCGGCCGCTGCTGGGGGTCTGTCTGGGCATGCAGGCGCTGCTGGAGTTCTCGGAAGAAAACGAGGGTACGCCGGCGCTGGGTCTGATCCCGGGCCGGGTGCGGCGCTTCCCGGAGGGGCTGCGCGATGCCGCCGGCGAGCGGCTCAAGGTGCCGCACATGGGCTGGAACCAGGTCCAGCAGCGGCCGCATCCGCTGTGGGCGGGCATCCCCCAGGACAGCCGCTTCTATTTCGTGCACAGCTACTATGCCGAGCCGGCGCAGGAGGCGCACGTTGCCGGCCGGACTGATTACGGCCTGACCTTTGCCTCGGCCATCGGCCGCGACAACCTGTTCGCGGTCCAGTTTCACCCGGAGAAGAGCCAGACGGTCGGGCTGCGGCTGCTGGCCAATTTCCTTGCCTGGGACGGGACGGTCTGAGGCCGCAGCACCCGAAGCCAGCGGAGACGTCGAGAGGAATGCATCCATGCTGCTGATACCCGCCATCGATCTGAAGGACGGCAAGTGCG harbors:
- the fnr gene encoding fumarate/nitrate reduction transcriptional regulator Fnr translates to MSASNPKVISLSNIKTACESCSLHQLCLPLELAHDDIEALDRIIKQRKPLHRGDYLFQMGDPFRAIYAVRSGSIKTFTSSGNGDEQVTGFHLPSEIVGLDAITSHRHPCSARALETTSVCEIPFDQLEALGNRIPGLQRQLLRIMSREILEDQNMMIWLGKKSAEERLAALLLRISQRFQERKFSALEFNLSMSRTDIANYLGLAVETVSRLFSRFQQEGLLNVDRKHLIIHDLDGLQRMAGIDPARHPRSS
- the hisB gene encoding imidazoleglycerol-phosphate dehydratase HisB, which translates into the protein MQRQSEVTRETLETQVEVRVDLDGSGRCRLDTGVPFLEHMLEQVARHGLVDLEISARGDLHIDAHHTVEDIGITLGQAFRQALGDKQGIRRYGHAYVPLDEALSRVVIDFSGRPGLVYAVDYPRARIGDFDVDLLREFFQGFANQAPATLHIDGLRGDNAHHVAETVFKAFGRALRMALEADPRMSGVIPSTKGSL
- the hisH gene encoding imidazole glycerol phosphate synthase subunit HisH yields the protein MNSVAIIDYGMGNLHSIAKALEHVAGGAQVQITREPRRILAAARVVFPGVGAIGHCMEELRRLELVGVIREAAATRPLLGVCLGMQALLEFSEENEGTPALGLIPGRVRRFPEGLRDAAGERLKVPHMGWNQVQQRPHPLWAGIPQDSRFYFVHSYYAEPAQEAHVAGRTDYGLTFASAIGRDNLFAVQFHPEKSQTVGLRLLANFLAWDGTV